In Actinobacillus equuli, the genomic stretch ACGCTCACTACGTGCTGGGTCACCCGGGACAATCGCAATTTTCGCACCTTTTAACATTGCTTTGGTTAAACCTAAATGGAATACTTCAGACATATGGTCTCTCCTTTACCTAGACTCTATGAAATTTAAAACTTGTGCTTATTCAAGCACGAAACCTAAAGATAAGCGATTGTTTTTACTAAAAAATTTTCAAATTTGTGAACTGGATCACCTGTAAACGTTTGCGTACAATCATCACAAGCGGTCAATTTCCGCAAATAATTTACCAATATTAAGGTTTAATTTCTCGTAAAATCGGATTCTGCATTGAGATGAGCGTTTCGGTTGACTGAATTTCGTCAATCAACTGAATTTTAGTCGCCAATACTCGGTGTAACTCCTCTATCGTATGTGTCATCACTTTGATGAAAATTGAGTAATTCCCCGTAGTATAGTAGGCCTCCACAACTTCTTCGAATTCATTTAGCTTTGCAATCACTGTCTCATAATCTTTTGCAGATTTTAAAATAATCCCGATAAAGCAACAAACGTCATAACCGAGCTTGCGTTCATTGATGCGAATTTTTGTTCCTTCAATGATACCTGCCTGCCGCATTTTCTCGACACGTACATGAATAGTACCGGCACTTACCCCAAAATTCTTTGCCATTTCCGCATAAGGGGTGCGGGCATCTGCAACTAATGCACGTAAAATTTGCTGATCAAGCGGATCAATTTGCTGTTTTGAATGATAATTCGTGTGCAAAATTCACTCCATTTTTCACTTTTATTAAAGAATTCTTAAAATTTACCATAAAAAATTAGATAAAATCTAATGAATTAAGTTTTTTATTTGACAACTGTTGTATTTTTTATGAATTGTATTAAATTGTGTTCATACCGTTAACCGATACGGTTTATCGCATAAACGATTTTATTTAAGGATAAGCAATGAAAAAGACATTTATTTTACAACAACAAGAAATTAGCTTTGTTAAAAACACTTTCACACAATATTTAATTGATAAATTAGGCATCATTGAAGTACAGGGCCCTATTTTGAGCGAAGTGGGCAACGGTATGCAAGATAACCTTTCCGGTATCGAAAAAGCAGTACAAGTAAACGTAAAATGTATTCCAAACGCAAAATTTGAAGTAGTTCATTCATTAGCAAAATGGAAACGTCACACTTTAGCGCGTTTCGGTTTCAAAGAAGGTGAAGGCTTATTCGTACATATGAAAGCATTACGTCCGGACGAAGACTCTCTTGACCCGACACACTCTGTGTATGTAGACCAATGGGACTGGGAAAAAGTGATTCCTGAAGGTCGCCGTAATTTTGATTTCTTAAAAGAAACCGTAAACGAAATCTATAAAGCGATTCGTTTAACCGAATTAGCAGTGGAAGCACGTTTTGATATTCCGTCAATCCTACCGAAACAAATTACGTTCGTACACAGCGAAGAATTAGTACAACGCTACCCGAACATGACCGGTAAAGAACGTGAAAACGCGATTTGTAAAGAACACGGTGCGGTATTCTTAATCGGTATCGGCGGTAAATTATCAGACGGTAAAGCGCACGATGGTCGTGCACCGGACTACGATGACTGGACAACGGAATCTGAAAACGGTTACAAAGGTTTAAACGGTGATATTTTAGTGTGGAACGAACAACTTGGTTCGGCATTTGAACTTTCATCAATGGGTATCCGTGTTGATGAAAAAGCGCTTCGTTTACAAGTTGAATTAACTGGTGACCAAGACCGCTTAGAAATGGATTGGCACAAAGATTTATTAGCGGGTCGTTTACCGCTTTCAATCGGTGGCGGTATCGGTCAATCTCGTATGGCAATGTTCCTTCTTCGTAAAAAACATATCGGTGAAGTGCAATCTAGCGTATGGCCGAAAGAGATGTTAGAAAAATTTGAAAACATCTTATAATCTACTTTAAACAAATAAGGGCTTCGATTACGAAGCCCTTTTTCATAGCATTTCCACCCACCAAACAAGCGGTTATATTTGCAAAATTTTTCACAAATACGACCGCTTATCCATAAAAAATGCCGAGAGAACCTCGGCAAAATGCTAGAACTTAGCAAGGATACACACTATGAAACAACTACGCTTTAAGTAACTGCAAAATTCTATTACCTAAAAATTTCCACAACACAATTACCGTCACCATAACACCAATCACAATCGGCCCTAATGTAACGCCTTTAACCGACCAATAATAGTGTATCGCAGCAAGTACAATTGCCGGATAGGCTAATTGATGCACACTAAACCATCTCTTACCCAATGCTCTCTTAATAAATGGTAAAGAGGTAATCGACATAATGAGCAATACAAGAAAAGCTAACCCACCCAAGACTAAATAAGGTCTTACAAATAATTCACTTACGAATAGAGAGAAATCTAATCCAAGTTCTAAAACTAAGTAACTGCATACGTGAAGTAATGCCCATACAAATGCCCATAAGCCAAGTGGGCGACGTAAAATTTGGTATTGGTTTTTATTCAGTACCTGAAGTACGATACCCAATAAAAACATCACACAAAAAATGATGATTGCGGTATAGCCTAAAAAGTGAATCAAATCCTTACTCGGATCTGCACCTAATGCTTCGCCATCTCCAACCAATAAAACATAAGATAGCCACGTCAAAGGTAGCGCACAGCTAAAATGAATAATTCCTCGTAATAACGTCAACATTTAAAAATTCACCTTTAAATCCAAACCTTTATATAAATGCCCCACTTCTTTTTCATAACCATTAAACATTAATGTTGGCTGACGTTTAACAGCAAGTAAACCGCCACCACCAATTACACGTTCAGACGCTTGTGACCAACGAGGATGATCGACATTTGGATTTACATTGGCATAAAAGCCGTATTCATTCGGTGCAAGGCTCTCCCACGTTGTTTTCGGGCGTGTTTCCGAGAACGTAATTTTTACAATAGATTTAATGCTCTTAAAACCATATTTCCATGGCACAACCAGGCGAATCGGCGCACCGTTTTGCGGCGGTAAGATTTTGCCGTATAAACCGACAGAAAGTAAGCTAAGCGGATTAAGCGCTTCTTCTAAGGTAAGTGCTTCAACATAAGGGTAATCAATACCGCCACCGAAGAATTTATTTTTCTGCCCCGGCATTTGTTCCGGATCGTGCAATGTATGGAATACAACAAACTTCGCTTTACTGGTAGGTTTCG encodes the following:
- the asnC gene encoding transcriptional regulator AsnC is translated as MHTNYHSKQQIDPLDQQILRALVADARTPYAEMAKNFGVSAGTIHVRVEKMRQAGIIEGTKIRINERKLGYDVCCFIGIILKSAKDYETVIAKLNEFEEVVEAYYTTGNYSIFIKVMTHTIEELHRVLATKIQLIDEIQSTETLISMQNPILREIKP
- the asnA gene encoding aspartate--ammonia ligase, encoding MKKTFILQQQEISFVKNTFTQYLIDKLGIIEVQGPILSEVGNGMQDNLSGIEKAVQVNVKCIPNAKFEVVHSLAKWKRHTLARFGFKEGEGLFVHMKALRPDEDSLDPTHSVYVDQWDWEKVIPEGRRNFDFLKETVNEIYKAIRLTELAVEARFDIPSILPKQITFVHSEELVQRYPNMTGKERENAICKEHGAVFLIGIGGKLSDGKAHDGRAPDYDDWTTESENGYKGLNGDILVWNEQLGSAFELSSMGIRVDEKALRLQVELTGDQDRLEMDWHKDLLAGRLPLSIGGGIGQSRMAMFLLRKKHIGEVQSSVWPKEMLEKFENIL
- a CDS encoding protein-methionine-sulfoxide reductase heme-binding subunit MsrQ; protein product: MLTLLRGIIHFSCALPLTWLSYVLLVGDGEALGADPSKDLIHFLGYTAIIIFCVMFLLGIVLQVLNKNQYQILRRPLGLWAFVWALLHVCSYLVLELGLDFSLFVSELFVRPYLVLGGLAFLVLLIMSITSLPFIKRALGKRWFSVHQLAYPAIVLAAIHYYWSVKGVTLGPIVIGVMVTVIVLWKFLGNRILQLLKA
- the msrP gene encoding protein-methionine-sulfoxide reductase catalytic subunit MsrP, whose amino-acid sequence is MKNLTPYDVTPETIFNQRRQIIKAMGLGLATAGLPKMGFAAQETKTLAALDFKAAPASDLALTPESKIIGYNNFYEFGTDKASPAKFAQDFKTDPWQLEIAGEVENPFVLNHSQLFNTFPLEERIYRFRCVEAWSMVVPWVGFELARLVEMAKPTSKAKFVVFHTLHDPEQMPGQKNKFFGGGIDYPYVEALTLEEALNPLSLLSVGLYGKILPPQNGAPIRLVVPWKYGFKSIKSIVKITFSETRPKTTWESLAPNEYGFYANVNPNVDHPRWSQASERVIGGGGLLAVKRQPTLMFNGYEKEVGHLYKGLDLKVNF